A portion of the Thalassotalea sp. LPB0316 genome contains these proteins:
- a CDS encoding VPS10 domain-containing protein has product MSFKKPLIAMAIAACAISSHAFATIDTSLLAGLKARNVGPAATSGRISDVEAVVSNPNIIYAAAASGGIWKSVNAGLNWQPIFDEQDYASIGAIAINQAIPDIVWVGTGEGNVRNSVSIGGGIYKTLDGGKNWQKLGLEKTERINRIVLHPTNPDIAYAAAMGQLWGENEERGIYKTIDGGKSWQKILYVNEKTGATDIRIDPTNPNKLYASMWQYRRWPYRFESGGEGSGLYISNDGGETWQEKTAADGLPTGDLGRITIEVAPSQPSTVYALVEAEKSALLRSDDGGDSWRTVNDDVGVSDRPFYYAEIEVDPNDPDTIYNIATFLRRSIDGGKTFTKLDKIDCCAAGNTIHIDNHSVWINPENSKHIILGNDGGVQITQDKGDSWRFVQNLPISQFYHVRVDNGHPYNIYGGLQDNGSWRGPAEIWQTGGIRNVHWQEIGFGDGFDAMAFPDDITQGYSQSQGGYLSRWNLTTGEEKLIRPNSPSPDVELRFNWNAGLAQDPFNNDTIYYGSQFVHKSTDRGETWQVISDDLTTNKKEWQRYKDSGGLTPDVTAAENYTAIITIAPSPIKQGVIWVGTDDGRIHVTQDGGKSWQSVESKARKAPEHAFIPHIQPSKHKADEAFIVFDNHRSGDMRPYIFKASKFGKKFTDLTTKNIKGYALSVVQDHVDENLLFLGTELGLYATTNGGDAWFKWTQGVPTVSVMDLAIQERENDLVVATHGRSIYVIDDYSALRGMNDKTLTQALALLSVTDGQQYVANRAPSTRFWGDAAYVGENEAYGVVLTVNAAGDHLPHPDKAQEKARLDRLAKTKAAKDSDKKSAEATVVVTNRQGNVVRTFRTNLHQGVNRIVWGMESDGAKAMPGSPASDILSPGPQVPPGEYNFTVTLNDQTITAKANALIDPRFDVSVADLEDNYQQQHQVVDMLSLVATAAHKLADSKKDIELIQAVANKALSEVKENKEEHIASKLNETADKLLKQIGELDKGLRSLPNTNGIVDESYKVTSKIYTAWGYVGSTYGKPSPTAAFFIEEAKLSLTQNVDKINQFLTTDLATFKADFEKSGIQLLSNSEAISLN; this is encoded by the coding sequence ATGTCATTTAAAAAACCTTTAATCGCGATGGCGATTGCCGCTTGTGCAATCTCAAGCCATGCCTTCGCGACAATTGATACCAGTTTATTGGCGGGTTTAAAAGCTCGAAATGTGGGGCCTGCTGCAACTAGTGGCCGTATTTCTGATGTTGAAGCCGTAGTCTCAAACCCTAATATTATCTATGCGGCGGCAGCGTCGGGTGGCATTTGGAAGTCGGTCAATGCGGGCTTAAATTGGCAGCCTATTTTTGATGAACAAGATTATGCATCGATTGGCGCAATTGCCATTAATCAAGCCATTCCAGATATTGTTTGGGTCGGTACTGGCGAGGGTAATGTTCGCAACTCGGTTTCTATCGGTGGTGGCATATATAAAACGCTCGATGGCGGGAAAAACTGGCAAAAACTTGGTTTAGAAAAAACCGAACGGATTAATCGCATTGTGTTACACCCAACCAACCCAGATATTGCTTATGCAGCGGCAATGGGGCAGTTATGGGGTGAAAATGAAGAGCGCGGCATCTACAAAACGATTGATGGCGGGAAAAGCTGGCAAAAGATTTTGTATGTTAACGAAAAAACCGGTGCCACCGATATTCGCATCGATCCAACTAACCCAAATAAGCTGTACGCCTCAATGTGGCAGTACCGTCGTTGGCCATATCGCTTTGAATCGGGCGGTGAAGGCTCTGGCCTCTATATTTCAAACGATGGCGGTGAAACTTGGCAGGAAAAAACAGCCGCAGATGGTTTACCAACAGGTGACTTAGGGCGTATTACGATTGAAGTTGCGCCGAGCCAGCCAAGCACTGTTTACGCATTAGTCGAAGCTGAAAAAAGTGCCTTGTTGCGCTCTGACGATGGCGGTGATAGCTGGCGTACAGTCAACGATGATGTTGGCGTAAGCGACAGACCATTTTACTACGCGGAAATTGAAGTTGATCCAAACGATCCCGATACCATCTATAACATCGCGACATTTTTGCGCCGCTCTATTGATGGCGGTAAAACCTTTACGAAGTTAGATAAGATTGATTGTTGTGCCGCCGGTAATACTATTCACATTGATAATCACTCGGTGTGGATCAACCCTGAGAACTCAAAACACATTATTTTAGGCAATGACGGTGGTGTCCAAATTACCCAAGACAAAGGCGATAGTTGGCGTTTTGTGCAAAATTTGCCTATTTCACAGTTTTATCACGTTCGTGTTGATAACGGTCATCCTTACAATATTTACGGTGGTTTGCAAGACAATGGCTCTTGGCGAGGCCCTGCTGAAATCTGGCAAACAGGCGGTATTCGCAATGTTCACTGGCAAGAAATTGGCTTTGGTGACGGCTTTGATGCGATGGCGTTTCCTGATGATATCACACAAGGCTACAGCCAATCTCAAGGTGGTTACTTGAGCCGTTGGAATTTAACGACAGGTGAAGAAAAGCTGATTCGTCCTAATTCGCCGAGCCCTGATGTAGAGTTACGCTTCAATTGGAATGCCGGTTTAGCACAAGATCCGTTTAATAACGACACGATTTATTACGGCAGCCAGTTTGTTCACAAATCAACAGATCGCGGTGAAACTTGGCAGGTTATTTCTGATGATTTAACGACCAACAAGAAAGAATGGCAGCGATACAAGGATTCAGGCGGTTTAACCCCCGATGTTACTGCTGCGGAAAATTATACGGCGATTATAACGATTGCACCGAGCCCAATTAAACAAGGTGTGATTTGGGTAGGTACCGATGATGGTCGTATTCACGTGACGCAAGACGGTGGTAAATCATGGCAAAGCGTTGAGTCTAAAGCACGTAAAGCACCTGAACATGCCTTTATTCCGCATATTCAGCCATCTAAGCACAAAGCTGATGAAGCCTTTATCGTCTTTGATAATCACCGTAGTGGTGATATGAGACCCTATATTTTTAAAGCGTCTAAGTTTGGTAAAAAGTTCACCGATTTAACCACTAAAAATATTAAAGGCTATGCCTTATCAGTCGTGCAAGATCACGTTGATGAAAATCTATTGTTCTTAGGGACTGAACTGGGTTTATACGCGACCACTAACGGTGGTGATGCTTGGTTCAAATGGACACAAGGCGTGCCAACGGTGTCAGTGATGGATTTAGCCATTCAAGAGCGTGAAAATGATCTTGTTGTCGCCACCCATGGCCGTTCAATTTACGTGATTGATGACTACAGCGCACTGCGTGGCATGAATGACAAAACCTTAACACAAGCGTTGGCATTATTGAGTGTCACCGATGGTCAACAATATGTTGCTAATCGCGCGCCATCAACCCGTTTTTGGGGTGACGCTGCCTATGTTGGCGAAAATGAAGCTTATGGTGTTGTCTTGACAGTCAATGCCGCTGGTGATCACTTACCACATCCAGATAAAGCGCAAGAAAAGGCGCGCTTGGATCGTTTAGCTAAAACTAAAGCCGCTAAAGATAGCGATAAAAAATCAGCAGAAGCGACGGTTGTCGTTACTAATAGGCAAGGTAACGTGGTTCGTACTTTTAGAACGAACCTTCACCAAGGGGTGAATCGTATCGTTTGGGGCATGGAATCTGACGGTGCTAAAGCGATGCCTGGTAGTCCGGCAAGTGATATTCTTAGCCCTGGCCCACAAGTACCACCGGGTGAATATAACTTTACAGTGACGTTAAACGATCAAACGATAACGGCTAAAGCGAACGCGTTAATCGATCCGCGTTTCGATGTGAGTGTGGCTGATCTTGAAGATAACTACCAACAGCAACATCAAGTTGTTGATATGTTATCGCTAGTGGCAACGGCTGCACACAAGCTAGCGGATAGTAAAAAGGACATTGAGCTTATCCAAGCGGTCGCGAATAAGGCACTTAGCGAAGTAAAAGAAAATAAAGAAGAGCACATAGCCAGTAAGTTAAATGAAACCGCTGATAAGTTACTCAAGCAAATTGGCGAGCTTGATAAAGGCTTGCGCTCATTGCCAAATACCAATGGTATTGTTGATGAAAGCTATAAGGTAACGTCGAAAATATATACCGCTTGGGGCTATGTCGGCAGCACTTATGGCAAGCCTTCACCCACGGCGGCGTTCTTTATTGAAGAGGCGAAATTAAGCCTGACGCAAAACGTTGATAAGATAAATCAGTTCTTAACAACAGATCTAGCGACTTTCAAAGCAGATTTTGAAAAATCAGGTATTCAGTTACTGTCAAACAGCGAGGCTATCTCGCTAAATTAA
- a CDS encoding efflux transporter outer membrane subunit gives MKLNYIVAVFATMSLLGCEVNQPPVKEDMYKQVMPETNQAPASQYSEIANAAIGEVQDGWLKNFNDPKLEAIVEEAIRNNLNLQAAVAKLDAASAIAVQAGAELKPVVGIGGQFGNDQLFSNSGYQIENDAIALSMSWELDLWGRIRSQKAAGEAAFEATQYQVMWAYQSIAAQTAKIYYLLTEAQMQQGLAQEAVELYEKTYDIVAAKFKQGQVTQREVSLASANVASGKATVRKAQSALLQASRALEIMLGRYPAAEMAGAKDLSASLPPIPVGLPSELLERRPDIRAAERAAAAQFYQIQKAEAAKLPKVSLTAGVGSVSNDLTQIISLGNNFWSIGTNFVAPIFTGGALEAQVDIESAGYRQAMANYGLTALKAFSEVEQGLANETLLREQQEYLMQVVADSKEALRVTNTQFNVGKVDLLSVIQQQGQLIGAKVNLLNIRDARLLQRIDLHLALGGDFQNTPKVVPE, from the coding sequence ATGAAACTTAACTATATTGTGGCCGTGTTTGCGACCATGTCATTACTTGGCTGTGAGGTTAATCAACCGCCAGTTAAGGAAGATATGTACAAGCAAGTCATGCCTGAAACCAATCAAGCGCCGGCGAGTCAATACAGTGAAATTGCCAATGCCGCGATTGGTGAAGTCCAGGACGGCTGGTTGAAAAACTTTAATGATCCCAAGTTAGAAGCAATTGTTGAAGAGGCTATTCGCAATAACTTAAATTTGCAAGCTGCTGTAGCCAAACTTGATGCCGCTTCGGCTATCGCTGTGCAAGCGGGCGCTGAGTTAAAACCTGTAGTAGGTATTGGTGGTCAATTTGGCAATGATCAACTGTTTTCAAACAGTGGTTACCAAATAGAAAATGACGCAATCGCGTTATCGATGTCGTGGGAATTAGATTTATGGGGGCGTATTCGCTCGCAAAAAGCAGCCGGAGAAGCTGCCTTTGAAGCTACTCAATATCAAGTGATGTGGGCGTATCAGTCGATTGCTGCGCAAACGGCGAAAATCTATTATTTGCTAACCGAAGCGCAAATGCAGCAAGGCTTAGCACAAGAAGCGGTTGAGCTCTACGAAAAAACCTATGACATCGTTGCCGCTAAATTTAAACAAGGGCAAGTTACTCAACGCGAAGTCTCCTTAGCTAGTGCAAATGTTGCGTCAGGTAAAGCGACAGTGCGCAAAGCACAGAGTGCTTTATTACAAGCTTCTCGGGCATTGGAAATTATGTTGGGTCGTTACCCTGCTGCGGAAATGGCTGGTGCAAAAGATCTTAGCGCGAGTTTACCGCCGATCCCTGTGGGTTTGCCATCTGAACTGCTCGAGCGTCGCCCAGATATTAGAGCTGCAGAAAGAGCTGCTGCTGCTCAGTTTTATCAGATTCAGAAAGCTGAGGCGGCCAAATTACCTAAAGTATCACTAACTGCAGGGGTTGGTTCAGTTTCAAATGATTTAACTCAGATCATTTCGTTGGGCAACAACTTTTGGTCAATTGGGACAAATTTCGTTGCCCCAATCTTCACTGGTGGTGCACTAGAGGCTCAAGTTGATATTGAATCTGCAGGGTATCGACAAGCCATGGCCAATTACGGTTTAACCGCGCTTAAAGCATTTAGTGAAGTTGAACAAGGTTTAGCAAATGAAACACTATTGCGTGAGCAACAAGAGTACTTGATGCAAGTGGTTGCAGACTCTAAAGAAGCATTGCGTGTTACCAATACTCAGTTTAATGTCGGTAAAGTTGATTTGCTTTCCGTTATTCAGCAGCAAGGTCAGTTAATTGGCGCCAAAGTCAACTTACTCAATATTAGAGACGCGCGTTTACTGCAGCGTATCGATTTACATCTTGCATTAGGTGGTGACTTTCAAAATACACCTAAAGTAGTGCCAGAGTAA
- a CDS encoding HlyD family secretion protein: protein MLVFCTIIFIALLFVLIKINVLPNSSKTWALLVPFEFFLILGFFIPLQWGAPAADVRALAYTVPITPNVAGQVTEVLVEPNVEIQKGQPLFTIDPTQYEAALEGLQAQLALAKTRLKQSEELAKQDAGSIYELQAYQAQVQGLEAQIKNAQWNLDETVVKAPTDGIVTNLALRPGQRVVNAPNYMAMSFTDTSEIILGSQVLQNFSRNIKPGNIVEVTFKAYPGKVYAGEVVHMIPATAQGQFANTGMNITPQSNQAGPFFVKIKLDDEAFQNELIPGSMGTAAIYTENVQMAHVIRKVMIRMDAIMNFVKP from the coding sequence ATGTTAGTTTTTTGTACGATAATATTTATAGCACTGTTATTTGTCTTAATTAAAATTAATGTACTACCTAATTCATCAAAGACTTGGGCGCTTCTGGTTCCATTTGAGTTCTTCTTGATCCTAGGGTTTTTCATCCCTTTGCAATGGGGCGCACCAGCAGCTGATGTGAGAGCACTAGCCTATACTGTACCAATTACGCCGAACGTTGCCGGTCAAGTAACTGAAGTTTTGGTTGAACCTAATGTTGAAATTCAAAAAGGCCAACCGCTGTTTACTATTGATCCGACGCAGTACGAAGCGGCGCTTGAAGGTTTACAAGCACAGCTTGCCCTAGCTAAGACGCGTTTAAAGCAATCTGAAGAGCTAGCCAAGCAAGACGCGGGCTCAATTTATGAGTTACAAGCTTATCAAGCACAAGTTCAAGGCCTTGAAGCGCAGATCAAAAACGCTCAATGGAACTTAGACGAAACGGTTGTTAAAGCGCCAACCGATGGCATAGTAACAAACTTAGCCTTACGTCCGGGTCAGCGTGTAGTCAATGCACCTAATTATATGGCGATGTCGTTTACTGATACCTCAGAGATTATTCTAGGCTCACAAGTATTGCAAAACTTTAGCCGTAATATTAAGCCCGGCAATATTGTTGAAGTTACCTTCAAAGCTTATCCAGGCAAGGTTTATGCAGGTGAAGTTGTTCATATGATTCCAGCAACAGCTCAAGGTCAATTTGCTAATACAGGGATGAATATTACGCCACAAAGTAATCAAGCAGGCCCGTTCTTTGTTAAGATTAAACTTGACGACGAAGCTTTTCAAAATGAGTTAATACCTGGTTCAATGGGCACGGCTGCTATATATACCGAGAACGTGCAAATGGCACATGTCATCCGCAAGGTGATGATCCGTATGGATGCTATCATGAACTTTGTTAAACCATAA
- a CDS encoding HdeD family acid-resistance protein has product MAFLSDSVRASGQLGTGFGISIVILGIICLIAPFVTGLATTAMLSVLILAAGITTLAYVFNAKSFGAGALQFVSGALITALGSYMLANPTESLGAFTIAVIAYLLIDGILTVVTSFKLKPISGWGWTLASGLSSLLLGGLLWYQWPLSGAFAIGILVGVRLIFAGWSYVMLGAVTNQVGNEIEKEIEKEIDNETEKAIGV; this is encoded by the coding sequence ATGGCATTTTTATCTGATAGTGTAAGAGCTTCAGGGCAACTTGGAACAGGGTTTGGTATTAGTATTGTAATACTGGGCATTATTTGTTTGATAGCCCCTTTTGTGACAGGCCTAGCAACCACTGCGATGCTTTCTGTACTTATTCTAGCTGCAGGTATTACAACACTTGCCTATGTGTTTAATGCAAAGTCATTTGGTGCAGGTGCATTACAGTTTGTTAGTGGCGCACTAATCACTGCATTGGGTAGTTACATGCTAGCAAACCCAACTGAAAGCTTAGGGGCGTTTACCATTGCCGTTATTGCTTATTTACTTATCGATGGTATTTTAACAGTTGTTACGAGCTTTAAGTTAAAACCAATTAGTGGTTGGGGTTGGACATTAGCAAGCGGTTTAAGTAGCTTATTGCTTGGTGGTTTACTATGGTACCAATGGCCATTGTCAGGTGCTTTTGCCATCGGTATTTTAGTTGGTGTTCGCTTGATTTTTGCAGGCTGGTCGTATGTGATGTTAGGTGCTGTCACTAATCAAGTAGGCAATGAAATCGAAAAAGAAATCGAAAAAGAAATCGATAACGAAACTGAAAAAGCAATAGGCGTGTAA
- a CDS encoding DUF3302 domain-containing protein, whose protein sequence is MTGLDYFAWVVFITIIVAALAIVVALCKIPGKIAKDNNHPQAEAINVAGWLGLLLSFGVIWVIAIIWAKTKPVTTNVPSEIEDIKASIAQLQKQLEAKQGDDAC, encoded by the coding sequence ATGACTGGTTTGGATTATTTTGCTTGGGTTGTGTTTATCACCATTATTGTTGCAGCTTTAGCGATAGTGGTGGCACTGTGTAAAATCCCTGGAAAGATTGCAAAAGATAATAATCACCCACAAGCTGAAGCGATCAATGTTGCTGGTTGGCTTGGGTTGTTACTTTCTTTTGGAGTGATTTGGGTAATCGCGATTATTTGGGCAAAAACCAAGCCAGTAACAACTAATGTCCCTTCGGAAATTGAAGATATCAAAGCATCGATTGCTCAACTTCAAAAGCAGTTGGAAGCAAAACAAGGAGATGATGCATGTTAG